In a single window of the Acetivibrio clariflavus DSM 19732 genome:
- a CDS encoding TnsD family Tn7-like transposition protein: protein MLCFFPVPYEDEILYSVFARYHIRSGNTSFKSTTNDLFGSTNITAVMDLPSNLNKLIENLPLGSKYTAEYFIYNHTLYPFYAAFLPPGRAKEVLDSMKMDRGCSIYTQIGIMASSITLNQYFKFCPACIEEDKQRYGEFYWHRIHQIPGIFVCPKHYIPIYDSQVPVRGYNKHEYKSANEDNCKVYDVINYSDNIIEKMFNIAQDTEVLLNSSFEKKEIEWFKEQYLAKLMEMGFATINNSISQKELIKSFLDYYGVEFLRLVQSGVDADSKTNWLMDMLRKKNKTSHPIRHLLLARFLGISINDLFNKRLEYKPFGYGPWPCLNKASDHYLQPVVTDMKETYGADVKKPIGTFKCSCGFIYARSGPDLAEDARYTIGRIKAFGSVWESRLKELVKEDLTLRETARLLGVDPGTVKKYANKLGLVTYWEKRSDNDNESTANDYKEVSDDDYNKRDKCRNEWLSLLKNNSDKGKTELRKMNMALFAWLYRNDREWLNNNSPAKKRVNNGYIRVDWDSRDKEILPKAEGVVKDMLNSKEKPERISISRIGSKLGIRALLEKHLDKLPRTKAYLDSVKESDKDFRARRIKWAIEELEKEGQELKEWRILRKAGIRKEYQENIKIKFQSLIG from the coding sequence ATGTTATGTTTTTTCCCAGTTCCATATGAGGATGAAATTTTGTATAGTGTTTTTGCTCGCTATCATATAAGAAGCGGAAACACAAGTTTTAAATCCACCACTAATGACCTTTTTGGTTCGACTAATATTACTGCTGTAATGGATTTACCATCAAACTTAAATAAACTTATTGAAAACTTGCCATTGGGAAGTAAGTATACGGCAGAATATTTTATATATAATCATACTCTTTATCCTTTTTATGCTGCTTTTTTGCCTCCTGGCCGTGCAAAAGAAGTTTTAGATTCCATGAAGATGGACAGAGGCTGCAGCATATATACCCAGATTGGTATCATGGCAAGTTCTATTACACTAAACCAATATTTTAAATTTTGTCCTGCTTGCATAGAGGAAGATAAGCAGAGATATGGAGAATTCTATTGGCATCGGATACATCAAATACCAGGTATTTTTGTATGTCCTAAGCATTATATTCCTATATATGATAGTCAGGTACCTGTGAGGGGTTATAACAAGCATGAATATAAAAGTGCCAATGAAGATAACTGTAAGGTTTATGATGTTATCAATTATTCCGATAATATAATTGAAAAGATGTTTAATATTGCACAGGATACCGAAGTTCTGCTTAACAGTAGTTTTGAGAAAAAAGAGATAGAGTGGTTTAAGGAACAGTATCTAGCCAAATTGATGGAAATGGGATTTGCTACTATAAACAATAGCATTTCTCAAAAGGAACTTATAAAGAGTTTTTTAGATTATTATGGCGTTGAGTTTTTACGCCTTGTGCAGTCAGGGGTTGATGCAGATAGCAAAACAAACTGGCTCATGGATATGCTTAGGAAGAAAAATAAGACAAGCCATCCTATTAGGCACTTACTGTTGGCCAGATTCCTTGGAATTTCAATTAACGATTTGTTTAATAAGAGACTTGAATATAAGCCCTTTGGATATGGACCGTGGCCTTGTCTGAATAAAGCCTCAGACCATTACTTACAACCTGTAGTCACAGATATGAAAGAAACATATGGCGCTGACGTAAAGAAACCAATTGGAACATTTAAGTGTTCTTGCGGATTTATTTATGCAAGGAGTGGGCCAGACTTAGCAGAGGATGCAAGGTATACTATTGGTAGAATAAAGGCTTTTGGTTCAGTATGGGAATCAAGACTTAAAGAATTGGTAAAAGAAGATTTAACACTACGTGAGACAGCCAGGTTATTAGGCGTTGACCCTGGTACGGTAAAGAAATATGCTAACAAACTTGGCTTGGTTACTTATTGGGAAAAAAGAAGCGATAATGATAATGAAAGTACAGCCAATGATTATAAAGAGGTTTCTGATGATGATTATAATAAAAGAGATAAATGCAGAAACGAATGGTTAAGTTTATTAAAGAATAATTCGGATAAGGGAAAAACAGAATTACGCAAAATGAATATGGCTTTATTTGCATGGCTCTATAGGAATGACAGGGAATGGTTAAACAACAATTCCCCTGCTAAAAAGAGAGTAAATAACGGGTATATACGAGTAGACTGGGATAGCAGAGATAAAGAGATACTACCTAAGGCGGAAGGCGTAGTAAAAGACATGTTAAACTCAAAAGAGAAGCCTGAGCGAATTAGTATAAGTAGGATAGGAAGCAAATTAGGAATCAGGGCTTTATTAGAAAAGCATTTAGATAAACTTCCGAGAACAAAGGCTTATTTAGATTCGGTTAAAGAAAGCGACAAAGATTTCAGGGCTAGACGGATAAAGTGGGCTATTGAAGAGTTGGAAAAAGAGGGACAAGAGTTAAAAGAATGGAGAATACTTAGAAAGGCTGGAATTCGGAAGGAGTATCAAGAAAATATTAAAATAAAATTCCAGAGTTTAATTGGTTAG
- a CDS encoding YecA family protein, whose translation MYENDNIFNEIHENLSKETEESFEAIMDILKKHHPLELIEYLSIISYFSNDIEGNNFLTAAQMEFICGVILSIRYDEGSNYNEISPEVIQSLLDNVEKFFLGFSFTTYSRKLLNTNDDKEKEKQFLVASLANQFGIVRGDAQAIQLREQVLDLFKDFDEWMIKHEGFTINDAITFIDLIIDRYSEVLFNYRNQLFKQSEQFVEEIYEELSKTNIKKLGNVRRFLKKYKTNKGKKELIQFTIVQLFEKSHKGLLIFDVDEVIEDEKIQEKEKFIKFINRFCSPLSQTENKNFKYPTDDNAFRQRPIISYENKYIVPNFINLIWILQSEIENDMKSTYIWESYQKRKGQYLEKEVLKIFDKILPGCEKYGSLYYYVEDEEGNKNRCELDALIVYDSNIFLIESKSGIFKTPARRGAIKTLSSVIYENIEYAFEQAYRAREYIKSNEKVEFYDEDDSIKTIIENRKYSNIFLLNVTLENFGEVATRIHRFKNAGLYNKNEFPWSVNINDLKTITEFIEFPSQFIHYIHRRLKINNRPKGLSDIVTNDELDFLGTYFDNNLYFDEEEEYNLIALNDYSPYFNEYYLKKEMGEPIDMLKQKMNPKFKRIIMDLEKLHQHGYTDIIVKLLDLSSDTRNKIVDCIDLIVSKTIKDGKFHDASLVILSNPKDSKSGFGITMMSGLSKDREEMLQRLEGFSKIKKYQQKAFEWLAIGKYADDKYWAINECIYLKYEEEYSEEMEQAVMKLLTKPMTWRTKVGRNAPCPCGSGKKFKKCHGK comes from the coding sequence ATGTATGAAAATGATAATATCTTTAATGAAATTCATGAAAATTTATCAAAAGAAACAGAAGAATCATTTGAGGCAATAATGGATATTTTGAAAAAACATCACCCATTGGAATTGATAGAATATTTATCAATAATATCATATTTTTCTAATGATATAGAGGGCAATAACTTTCTTACTGCAGCCCAAATGGAATTTATATGTGGTGTTATACTTTCAATACGATATGATGAAGGAAGTAATTATAATGAAATATCTCCTGAAGTAATACAGTCTTTATTAGATAATGTAGAGAAATTCTTTTTAGGTTTTAGTTTTACAACTTACTCAAGAAAATTATTAAACACTAATGATGATAAAGAAAAGGAAAAACAGTTTTTGGTTGCATCGCTTGCAAATCAATTTGGAATTGTACGAGGTGATGCACAAGCAATTCAATTGAGAGAGCAGGTATTAGACTTATTTAAAGATTTTGATGAATGGATGATTAAACACGAAGGTTTTACAATAAACGATGCTATCACATTTATAGATTTAATAATTGATAGATATAGCGAAGTACTTTTTAATTATAGAAATCAATTATTCAAGCAAAGTGAACAATTTGTGGAAGAAATTTATGAAGAACTAAGTAAAACAAATATTAAAAAATTAGGAAATGTTAGAAGGTTCCTAAAAAAATATAAAACTAACAAAGGGAAAAAAGAATTGATTCAATTTACGATTGTACAACTTTTTGAGAAGTCTCATAAAGGATTGTTAATTTTCGATGTAGATGAAGTTATAGAAGATGAAAAAATACAAGAAAAAGAAAAATTTATTAAATTTATAAATAGATTTTGTAGTCCTTTGAGCCAAACAGAAAATAAAAATTTCAAGTATCCAACCGATGATAATGCTTTTAGGCAGAGACCAATAATTAGTTATGAAAATAAATATATAGTGCCAAACTTTATTAATTTAATTTGGATACTGCAGTCTGAAATTGAAAATGATATGAAATCAACATATATATGGGAATCTTATCAGAAGAGAAAAGGACAGTATTTAGAAAAAGAAGTTCTAAAGATATTTGATAAAATTCTTCCTGGATGTGAGAAATACGGCTCTTTATATTATTATGTTGAGGACGAAGAAGGAAATAAGAATAGATGTGAATTAGATGCTTTAATAGTATATGATAGCAACATTTTTCTTATCGAATCAAAAAGCGGAATTTTTAAGACACCTGCTAGAAGAGGTGCTATCAAAACTTTATCTTCTGTTATATATGAAAACATTGAATATGCTTTTGAACAAGCATATAGAGCAAGGGAATATATAAAAAGTAATGAGAAAGTTGAATTTTATGATGAAGATGATAGTATAAAAACTATTATAGAAAATAGAAAATATTCTAATATATTTTTGCTAAATGTTACCTTAGAAAACTTTGGAGAGGTTGCAACAAGAATACATAGATTTAAAAATGCAGGCTTATATAATAAAAATGAATTTCCATGGTCAGTAAATATTAATGACCTTAAAACAATAACAGAATTCATTGAGTTTCCATCTCAATTTATTCATTATATCCACAGAAGATTAAAGATTAATAATAGACCTAAAGGTCTTTCAGATATTGTCACTAATGATGAATTAGATTTCTTGGGTACTTATTTTGATAATAATTTATATTTTGATGAGGAAGAAGAGTACAATTTAATTGCTCTTAATGATTATTCCCCTTATTTTAATGAATATTATTTAAAAAAAGAAATGGGAGAACCAATTGATATGCTTAAGCAAAAGATGAATCCCAAGTTTAAGCGTATTATTATGGATTTAGAGAAATTACATCAGCATGGTTATACAGATATTATTGTAAAACTATTAGACTTAAGCAGTGACACAAGAAATAAGATAGTAGACTGTATCGACTTAATTGTATCTAAGACAATTAAAGATGGTAAATTTCATGATGCTTCTCTTGTAATTTTATCAAATCCTAAAGATAGTAAAAGTGGATTTGGTATTACTATGATGTCAGGTTTATCGAAAGATAGAGAAGAAATGCTACAAAGATTAGAGGGCTTCAGTAAAATAAAGAAATATCAGCAGAAGGCTTTTGAATGGTTGGCTATTGGCAAATATGCTGATGATAAATATTGGGCAATTAATGAATGTATATATTTAAAATATGAAGAAGAGTATTCTGAAGAAATGGAACAAGCCGTTATGAAATTGCTTACTAAACCAATGACTTGGAGAACTAAAGTTGGGAGAAATGCCCCTTGTCCCTGCGGAAGTGGCAAGAAATTTAAGAAATGTCATGGAAAATAA
- a CDS encoding DUF6438 domain-containing protein translates to MFEYMKLQRTMCFGTCPVYSVMVDNEGNVNYYGEMFVYKSGEHHWKISMRKVKQLNDLIEDFGFKSFIYEPGDEFITDQPSCITTIKYSDGETKEINHYYGHVLIDDSLTEFEKNIERIIGTKKYVNPRLYIYQMEEKIPESPIKYIVVSDSEKEAIDLVEKDCFRQELIEWRVQKIGIAADNYYGPAIIMKGV, encoded by the coding sequence ATGTTTGAATACATGAAATTGCAAAGAACAATGTGTTTTGGGACTTGTCCTGTCTATAGTGTTATGGTGGATAATGAGGGCAATGTAAATTATTATGGAGAAATGTTTGTATATAAAAGTGGTGAGCATCACTGGAAAATATCAATGAGAAAAGTGAAACAGTTAAATGACTTGATTGAGGATTTTGGGTTTAAGTCTTTTATATATGAGCCAGGTGATGAGTTCATTACCGACCAGCCTTCTTGTATTACCACAATAAAATATTCAGATGGAGAAACTAAAGAAATTAACCACTATTACGGACATGTTTTGATAGATGATAGCCTGACAGAATTTGAAAAGAATATAGAGAGAATAATAGGTACTAAAAAATATGTAAATCCCAGATTATACATATATCAGATGGAAGAGAAAATTCCAGAGTCGCCAATTAAGTATATAGTTGTTTCTGATTCAGAAAAAGAAGCCATAGATTTAGTAGAAAAAGATTGTTTCAGGCAGGAATTGATTGAATGGCGGGTGCAGAAGATAGGGATTGCTGCAGATAATTATTACGGACCTGCAATAATTATGAAAGGCGTTTAA
- a CDS encoding Crp/Fnr family transcriptional regulator: MSIKNHLSILRLTELFSGFSTEELLNLFKAQNYIISKYNKGCIIHFESEKCNYLDIILKGQVFIQKIDEKGNVLTVAEFKIGDNIGGNLLFSKYPYYPMSVIAKSDTEILHIPKDFVLQLCQTSQDFLVKFLTCISDKTAILTSKIKSISMKSIRESIIEFLNYEYYTQKSKEIKLNMTKKELAERLGIQRTSLSRELNKMKKDGLIDYDAHSITICDFDIIRKP; encoded by the coding sequence ATGAGTATAAAAAATCATCTAAGTATTTTAAGACTGACAGAGTTATTTAGTGGATTTTCTACCGAAGAACTGCTTAATCTTTTCAAAGCGCAAAATTACATTATCTCGAAATACAATAAAGGCTGCATTATCCATTTTGAAAGTGAGAAATGCAATTATCTGGATATTATTTTAAAAGGGCAGGTGTTTATTCAAAAGATTGATGAAAAAGGAAATGTATTAACTGTTGCAGAATTTAAAATCGGAGATAACATAGGTGGCAACCTATTGTTTTCAAAGTATCCTTATTATCCCATGAGTGTGATAGCAAAATCAGATACTGAAATTTTACATATCCCTAAAGATTTTGTATTGCAACTTTGCCAGACTAGCCAGGATTTCTTAGTTAAGTTTTTAACCTGTATATCAGATAAAACTGCTATCTTAACAAGCAAAATTAAGTCAATCTCCATGAAATCTATAAGGGAGTCTATTATTGAATTCTTAAATTATGAGTATTACACTCAAAAAAGTAAAGAAATAAAACTTAATATGACAAAAAAGGAATTGGCCGAAAGGTTAGGTATTCAAAGAACTTCTCTTTCCCGTGAACTCAATAAGATGAAAAAAGATGGGCTCATCGATTATGACGCCCATTCTATTACTATCTGTGATTTTGATATTATTCGCAAACCCTGA
- a CDS encoding cupin domain-containing protein, whose translation MVEKKYEYSITDDKIIEKIVDDENINLNHMVLVKGTGLPEHYSNSNVYMIIVRGEMTLQLNEQEPHLYTKGDIINIPYKTKMNVKNQDEEILEFFVVKSPNPKNYKEKE comes from the coding sequence ATGGTGGAGAAAAAATATGAATACAGTATTACTGATGACAAAATAATCGAAAAGATTGTAGATGATGAGAATATTAACCTAAATCATATGGTTCTTGTAAAAGGAACAGGTCTTCCTGAGCACTATTCCAATTCCAATGTTTATATGATAATTGTACGTGGGGAAATGACTTTGCAGTTAAATGAACAGGAACCACATCTTTATACCAAGGGAGATATTATTAATATCCCATATAAAACAAAAATGAATGTCAAAAATCAAGACGAAGAAATATTGGAATTCTTTGTAGTAAAGTCACCCAATCCTAAAAACTACAAGGAGAAGGAGTGA
- a CDS encoding permease codes for MDIFTVSLWGITGAAFIASLVKDKQKTFNSMKMAKGMMKNMVGQIIGILLLIGLILTFIPPEVIKSTLGESNTFISTIVSALAGSITLIPAFVAFPLVGSLVDAGASIIPAVAFLTTLTMVGLVTFPLEKREFGLKFAAIRNALSFVFALIIALTMGVIM; via the coding sequence GTGGATATTTTTACAGTATCGTTATGGGGAATAACAGGGGCTGCGTTTATCGCATCCCTTGTTAAAGATAAGCAGAAGACATTCAATTCAATGAAAATGGCAAAAGGTATGATGAAAAATATGGTCGGACAGATAATAGGCATTTTACTGCTTATAGGATTGATTTTGACCTTCATACCGCCTGAAGTTATAAAGAGTACTCTAGGAGAATCTAATACATTTATTTCAACCATTGTTTCTGCTTTGGCCGGCAGCATTACATTAATTCCGGCCTTTGTAGCGTTTCCTCTGGTAGGCTCTCTTGTAGATGCAGGTGCGAGTATTATTCCGGCAGTTGCTTTCCTAACTACTCTTACAATGGTCGGACTGGTGACATTCCCATTGGAAAAGAGGGAATTTGGTTTGAAATTTGCTGCTATCCGTAATGCTCTTAGTTTTGTGTTTGCACTTATAATAGCACTTACGATGGGAGTGATTATGTAA
- a CDS encoding permease, translating to MIEIIKKNKLLTAVSLAYVFLFMAMPDKAYLSVKNSMYYIIEMLEIMPVIFILTSIIEAWVPKEVIMNGFGEKAGIKGSIFSFLLGSFSAGPIYAAFPICKMLLKKGASIANVVIILSAWAVIKVPMLANEAKFLGPNFMGLRWILTVMSILIISYLMTVFVKKEDIPIGEEKSLSKATGIDIKEQYCIGCGLCEKLMPQHFKVKDKKAKWKESTLNDTQINELKAIIDKCPVKAIDFR from the coding sequence ATGATTGAAATAATTAAAAAGAACAAACTACTGACAGCAGTATCTCTGGCATATGTTTTTCTATTTATGGCAATGCCCGATAAGGCTTATTTATCTGTCAAAAACAGCATGTATTATATTATAGAAATGCTTGAAATTATGCCTGTGATTTTTATACTTACATCAATTATTGAAGCATGGGTTCCTAAAGAAGTAATCATGAATGGATTTGGGGAGAAAGCAGGAATAAAGGGGAGTATATTCTCATTCTTATTGGGCAGTTTTTCAGCAGGACCTATTTATGCAGCATTCCCAATCTGCAAAATGCTTTTAAAGAAAGGTGCCAGCATCGCAAATGTAGTTATTATATTAAGTGCATGGGCAGTAATAAAAGTACCCATGCTTGCCAATGAAGCAAAATTCTTAGGGCCGAATTTTATGGGTCTAAGATGGATATTGACAGTAATGTCCATACTGATAATATCATATTTAATGACTGTATTTGTAAAAAAGGAAGACATTCCTATTGGAGAAGAGAAAAGTTTAAGCAAAGCAACTGGTATTGATATTAAGGAGCAGTATTGTATTGGATGTGGACTATGTGAAAAATTAATGCCTCAGCATTTTAAGGTAAAAGATAAGAAAGCAAAATGGAAAGAGTCTACACTTAATGATACACAAATAAATGAATTGAAAGCGATAATTGATAAATGTCCTGTTAAGGCCATAGATTTTAGATGA
- a CDS encoding IS1096 element passenger TnpR family protein: MVEKVLDLEEGVKYPVCIGGKRNCPPEDIGGRGDMRIFLKQSRTHSIQSMNLCLNGWEALLTLKNVA; encoded by the coding sequence ATTGTTGAGAAGGTGCTTGACCTAGAAGAAGGCGTTAAATATCCAGTATGTATCGGCGGTAAAAGAAACTGTCCTCCTGAAGATATAGGTGGCCGTGGGGATATGAGGATTTTCTTAAAGCAATCTAGGACCCATAGCATCCAGAGCATGAATCTATGCTTGAATGGGTGGGAGGCTCTTTTGACCCTGAAGAATGTAGCATAG
- a CDS encoding LysE family transporter yields MVLWGIFISAFLIGFSGAMMPGPMLGVTIDGSLKKGWTAGPLTVLGHGILELILIIIMIFGLKDFFSKATVAGFIGLFGGAFLAWMGYGMIKSGINKSVSLESQRAGNSAGVRNLALAGALVSATNPYFILWWASTGMESIRQSYTSGLIGVLFFFIGHILSDFVWYSAISIAFSRGKKLISGTVYRWIILLLGIFIVAFSIYFIASGWKILRIS; encoded by the coding sequence ATGGTTTTGTGGGGAATTTTCATCAGTGCTTTTTTAATAGGCTTTTCAGGAGCAATGATGCCTGGGCCTATGTTGGGAGTCACGATTGATGGCAGCCTTAAAAAAGGGTGGACAGCAGGCCCTTTAACAGTGTTAGGGCATGGAATCCTGGAACTTATACTAATTATCATCATGATATTCGGACTTAAAGATTTCTTTTCTAAGGCGACAGTTGCAGGATTTATCGGACTATTTGGCGGTGCTTTCCTTGCATGGATGGGGTATGGAATGATAAAGTCCGGTATTAATAAATCAGTTTCTTTGGAGAGCCAAAGAGCAGGGAATAGTGCCGGAGTGAGGAATCTTGCATTAGCGGGAGCGCTTGTAAGTGCTACCAATCCGTATTTTATTCTCTGGTGGGCGTCAACAGGTATGGAATCAATACGCCAGTCTTATACTTCAGGGTTAATTGGTGTTTTGTTCTTTTTTATAGGACATATTTTATCGGACTTTGTATGGTATTCAGCAATTTCCATAGCATTTTCCAGAGGCAAGAAACTGATAAGTGGTACTGTATATCGCTGGATTATTTTATTATTAGGCATATTTATTGTAGCATTTTCAATCTATTTTATAGCCAGCGGATGGAAGATACTTCGAATCTCATGA
- a CDS encoding HD domain-containing protein, which translates to MIKYFDGDVKRINHALKVHGFAKSIGKLENIPEDKLRILEVGAILHDIGIKESERKYSSSAGKYQEIEGPPVARDILQEFSLNEEFTDRVCHLIGNHHTYSKIDDVDFQILVEADFLVNIFEDSMTQEQIESIKQKYFKTNTGLCFLNSMYCK; encoded by the coding sequence ATGATAAAATATTTTGATGGTGATGTTAAGCGGATTAATCATGCCCTGAAAGTGCACGGATTTGCAAAAAGTATAGGGAAACTTGAGAATATTCCAGAAGACAAACTTAGAATCCTTGAAGTGGGTGCAATTTTACATGATATCGGGATTAAGGAAAGTGAAAGGAAATACTCATCATCTGCTGGAAAGTATCAGGAGATAGAAGGACCGCCTGTAGCACGGGATATTTTGCAAGAATTCAGTTTAAACGAAGAATTTACAGACAGAGTTTGTCATTTGATAGGCAACCATCATACTTATAGCAAAATAGATGATGTAGATTTTCAAATTCTTGTAGAAGCAGATTTTCTTGTGAATATTTTTGAAGATAGTATGACTCAGGAACAGATAGAATCCATTAAACAGAAATATTTTAAGACCAATACGGGATTATGCTTTCTGAATAGCATGTACTGCAAATGA
- a CDS encoding YkvA family protein → MIKRMKEKTSELKKQVFALYLAYKKKETPLIAKVFTAIVVAYALSPIDLIPDFIPVLGYLDDFILIPMGVAIALKLIPAEIMEECRKEADRKLKNDIPEAKVAGVIIVMLWILILGFIGYRILTIIKAV, encoded by the coding sequence ATGATAAAAAGAATGAAAGAAAAAACAAGTGAGTTAAAGAAACAGGTTTTTGCTTTATATCTGGCATATAAAAAGAAGGAGACACCTTTAATTGCAAAGGTCTTTACTGCTATTGTTGTTGCATATGCACTAAGTCCCATAGACCTGATACCTGACTTTATCCCCGTATTAGGATATTTAGACGACTTCATACTGATACCTATGGGTGTTGCCATTGCATTAAAGTTGATTCCAGCAGAAATTATGGAAGAATGCAGAAAAGAAGCCGATAGGAAATTGAAAAATGATATTCCAGAAGCCAAGGTAGCAGGTGTGATTATTGTAATGCTGTGGATACTGATTTTAGGATTTATCGGGTATAGGATATTAACAATTATAAAGGCAGTGTGA
- a CDS encoding arsenate reductase ArsC yields the protein MKKKVAFVCVHNSCRSQMAEGWAKKLGTDVLEAYSAGTESYSEVKPLAVQVMEEAGVDMSGHHPKLLSDIPAEVDILITMGCNVECPYVPCKHREDWGLADPSGGPIEDYRKTRDIIKEKVEDLIQRVKNNQI from the coding sequence ATGAAAAAGAAAGTTGCATTTGTATGTGTCCACAACTCCTGCCGTTCTCAAATGGCGGAAGGCTGGGCAAAGAAATTGGGAACTGATGTATTGGAAGCATATTCTGCAGGAACAGAAAGTTACTCTGAAGTAAAACCATTGGCAGTGCAGGTAATGGAAGAAGCAGGAGTGGATATGAGTGGCCATCATCCCAAGTTGTTAAGTGATATACCAGCAGAAGTAGATATCTTAATAACGATGGGTTGTAATGTAGAATGCCCTTATGTACCATGCAAGCATAGAGAAGATTGGGGGCTTGCTGACCCGTCAGGCGGACCAATAGAGGATTACAGAAAAACAAGAGATATAATTAAGGAAAAAGTGGAGGATTTGATACAGAGGGTAAAAAATAACCAGATTTGA
- a CDS encoding ArsR/SmtB family transcription factor encodes MDKLTDFFKVLSDETRLRILILLYHKKLCVCEMCGITGESQPKISKHLAKLRDLGFVKDERQEQFIFYDLNLNEQAYKEILEKIVDNINDYPELKSDIEKCKHAEKYLEACKK; translated from the coding sequence ATGGATAAATTAACTGATTTTTTCAAGGTATTGTCTGATGAAACACGTTTAAGGATACTTATTCTGCTGTATCATAAAAAACTTTGCGTATGTGAGATGTGTGGAATAACAGGAGAGTCACAGCCCAAAATATCAAAACATCTTGCTAAACTTAGGGATTTGGGCTTTGTAAAAGATGAAAGGCAGGAACAGTTCATATTTTATGATTTAAATCTTAATGAGCAAGCGTACAAAGAGATACTGGAGAAAATAGTGGATAATATCAACGATTATCCAGAACTTAAAAGCGATATTGAAAAGTGTAAACATGCTGAAAAGTATCTTGAAGCATGCAAAAAGTAA
- a CDS encoding permease, whose protein sequence is MNILALIFGWLNDQILKMTWLSELVRLLVEKVFRLSVNGRLGGSIHFFIYDTIKIFILLSLLIFVISYIQSYFPPERTKKILGRIRGIKGNILGALLGTITPFCSCSSIPIFIGFTSAGLPLGVTFSFLISSPLVDLASLLLLMSFFGAKIAIAYVVVGLILAVIGGTLIDKLGLEKYVEGYVREIESVDAEVPEMTRRERISYSKEQVRDIIKRVWLYVLIGVGIGAAIHNWLPQSIIENIIGNNNPFAVLIATIVGIPMYADIFGTLPIAEALFAKGVDVGTIVSFMMAVTALSLPSIIMLSKVVKPKLLAIFVSIVSAGIIIIGYLFNAFSYIFV, encoded by the coding sequence ATGAATATATTAGCATTGATATTTGGCTGGTTAAATGACCAAATATTAAAAATGACATGGCTTTCAGAACTTGTAAGGCTTCTTGTAGAAAAGGTATTTCGCTTGTCCGTTAATGGCAGGCTGGGTGGAAGCATCCACTTCTTTATCTATGATACTATAAAGATTTTTATACTATTATCCCTGCTAATATTTGTTATATCCTATATCCAGAGTTATTTCCCGCCAGAAAGGACAAAGAAGATTCTCGGAAGGATAAGAGGCATTAAAGGGAATATACTTGGGGCATTGCTTGGAACCATAACCCCTTTTTGCAGTTGCTCCAGCATACCGATTTTTATAGGCTTTACATCGGCTGGATTGCCTTTGGGGGTTACTTTTTCGTTTCTAATATCCTCTCCTCTTGTGGATTTGGCATCACTGCTATTATTAATGTCATTCTTTGGTGCAAAAATTGCCATAGCCTATGTTGTTGTAGGCTTGATTCTGGCGGTTATCGGAGGAACTTTGATTGACAAGTTAGGCCTTGAAAAATACGTGGAAGGATATGTAAGAGAAATCGAAAGTGTTGATGCAGAAGTGCCTGAAATGACCCGCAGGGAAAGAATATCATATTCAAAGGAGCAGGTCAGAGATATTATCAAAAGGGTTTGGCTATATGTATTAATCGGTGTTGGCATAGGGGCGGCCATTCATAATTGGCTTCCCCAGTCAATCATAGAAAATATAATTGGAAATAACAACCCATTTGCAGTGTTGATTGCTACTATAGTGGGTATTCCAATGTATGCTGATATATTCGGTACTCTTCCAATAGCCGAAGCGTTATTTGCAAAAGGAGTGGACGTAGGGACTATAGTGTCATTTATGATGGCAGTAACAGCCCTGTCTCTGCCTTCCATAATTATGCTCAGCAAGGTAGTAAAGCCTAAACTTTTAGCAATCTTTGTATCCATCGTATCAGCAGGGATTATTATTATTGGATACTTATTTAATGCTTTTTCATATATTTTTGTGTAA